In Leptospiraceae bacterium, a genomic segment contains:
- a CDS encoding tetratricopeptide repeat protein, giving the protein MAIENKQEQIQKFLEGLDEYNPDFFFPFNRVLYQDIKPRLLPEDFEKYKKYFHFPTDEPQPQEKKETTPTEDFVSDLYLEETQIPTEEKETDELSLLSELESLKLDEASESLEIQEQEKEQETLQTESLDVPTQELEDQAIPTLQDEFPQEDGMDTLIEPDLSDAASNVADLEVPTFDDIPQPSLDELSPTTPEEPLSFPEDLDLKVDTDIELPDIEPQLQDESLSPPDMSFDVPQMDDLSLVNLDETPKLEDTTPSDFQPLDDLGNIDVNLDDLKEMEKQSLLQTGIGTDYSEEELAKLRQNLLSYSEPLRKAIIDAVVNEKIPRPDQKLLVNMLIEEAEETTIADFLEEKLGYRPKISVDRTKEGIPIIYTEEVSPEALQRRKKRAMIFLLGMLSIFFGVVSFFVGINLFKSLTTKNLYEEGLEILKQAKTLSYGEKLKSIELAESYFQRAVVNQGTYDIDYLNQYGRAYIELGEYDKAFEKLFGKVQPEYFWNSPTQRVPLITRSGPWFDWKEIQQNRYTEFFSDDKIKRLLLIPGGYTVSRLRDQEFHKQNLLELGRFHSLNFPHFLNSEQGKKYKNDELAIDYYRIILTLLDRPNDPEALSGIAYIYYRQRKFNLALSNYQTIVDHYPDNILGHDGILNTYIELWKENQDPRYVVAKHRYLQNLGLEKKLPIYTLTKLAGFYIDLNPEELRVRYNVNPVNALNKETLDDIAVYLLDLAFEKEEKRENQMIKGKEYGEGFYQRGRYYQKNQQYQNAVRQFQYAYYYDPLHYPAVLKIGEYYLFKLEDYERAKEYFLKALETYLQHKDFYGLRPEDETLMHFDSGLIYYYIANVIFQKNKKEFIPSLVSLKEPSQEYEGLLKEFNSAEEYLNKSLENLKTPEKIFDARYQLGFIYYLNGNFDQAIKEWFTLDIRELYDNPYFYYALGNVSLFKEQYNQALNYYKMAEKFFESRTRFNQQESRILYSIYNNLGVTYELIYFENESNFTKRRLDQLKESSLSYYYKAIEFALKENLLPTKAKVNLELSFRRDKDSVLIEDALLPIFPVN; this is encoded by the coding sequence ATGGCAATCGAAAACAAACAAGAACAAATCCAGAAATTTTTAGAAGGGCTTGATGAATACAATCCAGACTTTTTCTTTCCCTTCAATCGAGTTCTTTATCAGGATATCAAACCAAGGCTTCTCCCAGAAGACTTCGAGAAATATAAAAAGTATTTTCATTTTCCCACAGATGAACCACAACCACAAGAAAAAAAAGAAACAACTCCCACAGAAGATTTTGTAAGTGACCTTTATCTTGAAGAAACTCAAATACCAACTGAAGAAAAAGAAACTGATGAATTGTCTTTATTGAGTGAATTGGAATCTCTAAAATTAGACGAAGCTTCAGAAAGTTTAGAAATCCAAGAGCAAGAAAAAGAACAAGAAACTCTACAAACAGAAAGTCTTGATGTTCCTACTCAAGAATTAGAAGATCAAGCTATTCCCACTTTGCAAGATGAGTTTCCACAAGAAGATGGAATGGATACTTTAATTGAACCAGATCTTTCTGATGCAGCTTCGAATGTTGCCGATCTGGAGGTTCCAACTTTTGATGATATTCCTCAACCATCGTTAGATGAACTTTCTCCTACTACACCAGAAGAACCCCTGTCTTTTCCCGAAGATTTGGATTTGAAAGTGGATACAGATATAGAGCTACCAGATATTGAACCACAATTACAAGATGAATCATTATCACCACCTGATATGTCTTTTGACGTTCCTCAGATGGATGATTTATCTTTAGTTAACCTTGATGAAACTCCTAAGCTGGAGGATACTACACCTTCTGATTTTCAACCATTGGATGATCTCGGGAATATTGATGTGAACCTTGATGACTTGAAAGAAATGGAAAAGCAGTCTTTACTTCAAACGGGGATTGGAACAGATTATTCAGAAGAAGAACTGGCTAAATTAAGGCAGAATTTACTTTCTTATAGTGAACCTCTGAGAAAAGCCATCATCGATGCAGTCGTAAATGAAAAGATACCACGACCAGATCAGAAGCTTCTCGTCAACATGTTGATTGAAGAAGCAGAAGAAACCACGATAGCAGATTTTCTCGAAGAAAAGCTAGGATATCGTCCAAAGATCTCGGTAGATAGAACCAAAGAAGGTATCCCCATAATCTATACAGAAGAGGTTTCTCCTGAGGCACTCCAAAGACGTAAAAAGCGAGCCATGATTTTTCTTCTGGGAATGTTATCTATCTTTTTTGGGGTAGTTTCATTTTTCGTTGGCATTAATTTATTCAAAAGCTTAACAACAAAAAATCTCTATGAAGAGGGATTAGAAATCCTCAAACAAGCGAAAACTCTTTCTTATGGAGAAAAGCTAAAATCAATAGAATTGGCAGAAAGCTATTTCCAAAGAGCTGTAGTAAATCAAGGCACATATGACATTGATTATTTGAATCAATATGGTAGAGCTTATATAGAATTAGGTGAGTATGATAAAGCTTTTGAAAAATTATTTGGAAAAGTTCAGCCTGAATACTTTTGGAATTCTCCTACCCAAAGGGTTCCTTTGATTACAAGAAGTGGTCCCTGGTTTGATTGGAAAGAAATCCAACAAAATCGATATACAGAATTTTTTTCGGATGATAAAATCAAAAGACTTTTACTCATTCCTGGAGGATATACTGTCTCCAGGCTTCGTGATCAAGAATTTCACAAACAAAATCTTTTGGAATTAGGAAGATTTCATTCCTTAAACTTCCCTCATTTTTTAAATTCAGAACAGGGGAAAAAATACAAAAATGATGAATTAGCCATTGATTACTATCGAATCATACTCACACTTCTCGATCGACCAAATGATCCTGAAGCTCTCTCTGGAATTGCTTATATTTATTACCGTCAAAGAAAATTCAATTTAGCCTTAAGCAATTATCAAACAATCGTGGATCACTATCCTGATAACATCCTCGGTCATGATGGGATTTTAAACACCTACATTGAGCTATGGAAAGAAAATCAGGATCCACGATACGTGGTGGCTAAGCATCGATATTTGCAGAATTTAGGATTAGAGAAGAAACTTCCTATTTACACGTTGACGAAGTTGGCAGGGTTTTATATTGATTTGAATCCTGAAGAATTGAGGGTTCGGTATAATGTGAATCCTGTGAATGCCCTTAATAAAGAAACATTGGATGATATAGCCGTTTATCTTTTGGATTTAGCCTTTGAAAAAGAAGAAAAACGAGAAAACCAAATGATAAAAGGGAAAGAATATGGCGAAGGATTTTACCAACGGGGAAGGTATTATCAAAAAAATCAGCAATATCAAAACGCTGTCAGACAGTTTCAATATGCGTATTATTATGATCCTTTGCATTATCCCGCAGTATTAAAAATTGGGGAATATTACTTGTTCAAATTAGAAGATTATGAACGAGCTAAAGAATATTTTCTAAAGGCTTTGGAGACCTATCTTCAACACAAAGATTTTTATGGACTGCGCCCAGAAGACGAAACTTTAATGCATTTTGACTCTGGTTTGATTTACTATTATATCGCTAATGTGATTTTTCAAAAGAACAAAAAAGAGTTCATACCTTCTTTGGTCTCATTGAAGGAACCATCTCAAGAATATGAAGGTTTACTTAAAGAATTCAACAGCGCCGAAGAGTATTTAAACAAATCCTTAGAAAACCTAAAAACTCCTGAAAAAATTTTTGATGCAAGGTATCAATTGGGATTTATATATTACCTTAATGGGAATTTCGATCAAGCAATCAAAGAATGGTTTACGTTAGACATTCGTGAACTTTATGATAATCCCTATTTTTATTATGCCTTAGGAAACGTAAGTTTATTCAAAGAGCAATACAATCAAGCTCTGAATTATTACAAAATGGCAGAGAAGTTTTTTGAGTCAAGGACCAGATTTAACCAACAAGAAAGTAGAATTTTATATTCCATCTACAACAATTTGGGTGTTACTTATGAATTGATCTATTTTGAAAACGAATCAAACTTTACCAAAAGGAGATTGGATCAGCTAAAAGAATCAAGCTTGAGTTATTATTATAAAGCCATTGAATTTGCTCTAAAAGAAAATCTACTACCCACTAAAGCGAAAGTCAACTTAGAACTTTCATTCCGAAGGGACAAGGATTCTGTTTTGATTGAAGATGCATTACTTCCGATTTTTCCGGTGAATTAA
- a CDS encoding rod-binding protein, translating to MKIEKPLHDYFPLLKESSNENQGKVASGKIYPYREESFYQNLPPKKKALYETALEFQSLFVKIMLNSMRKTLNPQNDLLYGGRVQEIFEDLLFDEYAKIYSKNTPLTIAKEIYHQYEKFVEEDGISSLKQELEKQKDLQKHLDKLQPEKDFLFEWKK from the coding sequence ATGAAAATCGAGAAACCCCTTCATGACTATTTCCCCTTATTGAAGGAGAGTTCCAACGAAAATCAAGGGAAGGTAGCAAGCGGAAAAATATATCCTTATCGAGAGGAAAGTTTCTATCAGAATTTGCCCCCTAAAAAGAAAGCCCTTTATGAAACTGCTTTAGAATTCCAAAGTTTATTCGTAAAGATCATGCTAAACAGCATGCGAAAAACCCTAAACCCCCAAAATGATCTCTTGTATGGAGGAAGGGTTCAAGAAATCTTCGAGGATCTTCTTTTCGATGAGTATGCAAAAATTTATTCAAAAAACACTCCACTAACCATAGCTAAAGAAATCTATCATCAATACGAAAAATTTGTCGAAGAAGATGGCATCTCATCCCTCAAGCAAGAATTAGAAAAGCAAAAGGACCTTCAAAAACACCTCGATAAATTACAACCAGAAAAAGATTTTCTTTTTGAATGGAAAAAATGA
- the ttcA gene encoding tRNA 2-thiocytidine(32) synthetase TtcA produces MNNTKNITNQEVHPKTLERKIRRKIGKALSTYPMIQNGDKILVAVSGGKDSLTLLYFLKEFQQKAPLNFSFVAFHLLQGQPGEDPEPLQKLFEKWNVPYRIAYQNTYQIVKEKIPPHKTYCSLCSRLRRGILTRYALELGCNSIALGHHKDDVIETLLLNLFFESKFFSMRPVYKTKKEGIKIIRPLFFVDEESIKQFAKQKNFPILPCNLCNSLPNSKRLKMKKLLSDLSKDHPIVKHSLFHSFVKSL; encoded by the coding sequence ATGAACAATACAAAGAACATTACAAATCAAGAAGTACATCCTAAAACCCTGGAACGAAAGATAAGACGAAAGATAGGGAAAGCTTTATCAACCTATCCCATGATTCAAAATGGAGATAAAATCTTAGTCGCAGTTAGTGGTGGTAAAGATAGTTTGACTTTGCTATATTTTTTAAAAGAGTTCCAGCAAAAAGCTCCTTTGAATTTTTCTTTCGTTGCCTTTCATTTACTTCAAGGTCAGCCAGGAGAGGATCCAGAACCTCTACAAAAACTTTTTGAAAAATGGAATGTTCCTTATCGAATTGCATACCAAAATACGTATCAAATTGTGAAAGAAAAGATTCCACCCCACAAAACTTATTGTTCCTTGTGTAGTCGATTACGAAGAGGGATCTTGACACGCTATGCTCTTGAGCTTGGCTGTAATTCCATTGCTTTGGGGCACCACAAAGACGATGTCATAGAAACTTTACTTTTGAATCTTTTTTTCGAAAGTAAGTTCTTTTCCATGAGACCTGTTTACAAAACCAAAAAAGAAGGTATCAAAATCATTAGACCTTTGTTTTTTGTGGATGAAGAATCAATCAAGCAGTTTGCAAAACAAAAGAACTTTCCCATCCTTCCTTGTAATCTATGTAATTCTTTGCCAAATAGTAAGCGTTTGAAAATGAAGAAACTACTTAGTGATTTAAGCAAAGATCATCCTATAGTTAAACACTCGCTTTTTCATTCTTTTGTGAAAAGCTTGTGA
- a CDS encoding glycogen-binding domain-containing protein, which translates to MNYQIVILFLFSFGMLQSHEFFYQFPLEEEPQKIPVFTKSELENLKTSSSPIYIHYFDWKDYATSKKILKKGILFTYRNLGAKNVFIAGNFTNYKKIPMERNPFGVFYFVQPVIKIQNQALKDYYYSFYVDGIWVLDPTNSEKRLLHSQEYSFFQFEDPEIDYLETFKVLKKEITSNNLEFYLVEFCIHENHLKRALNKNEIQSVHVIGDFNYWNLTSKMIKDKKGFYRYQTYLPKGTYHYQFVVDGEWILDPLNPKTKYSTNFRKVLSEVQIP; encoded by the coding sequence ATGAATTATCAAATAGTAATTCTTTTTTTATTTTCATTTGGAATGTTGCAAAGCCATGAGTTTTTTTACCAATTCCCTCTTGAAGAAGAACCCCAGAAAATCCCAGTCTTTACAAAATCGGAACTCGAGAACCTAAAAACTTCTTCTTCTCCTATTTACATTCATTATTTTGATTGGAAGGATTATGCTACTTCTAAAAAAATCCTTAAAAAAGGGATTCTTTTTACTTATCGAAATTTAGGGGCAAAAAATGTTTTTATTGCTGGAAACTTTACGAATTACAAAAAAATCCCGATGGAACGAAATCCTTTTGGAGTCTTTTATTTTGTTCAACCTGTCATAAAAATCCAAAATCAAGCTCTGAAAGATTACTATTATTCGTTCTATGTGGATGGGATCTGGGTGTTGGATCCTACCAATTCCGAAAAACGCTTACTTCATTCTCAAGAATATTCTTTTTTTCAATTTGAAGATCCTGAAATCGATTACTTAGAAACATTTAAAGTTCTCAAGAAAGAAATCACATCAAACAATCTTGAGTTTTACTTAGTTGAATTTTGCATTCACGAAAATCATCTAAAACGAGCTCTCAATAAAAACGAAATTCAAAGTGTTCACGTGATTGGGGATTTTAACTACTGGAATTTAACCTCAAAAATGATCAAAGATAAAAAGGGATTTTATCGATATCAAACCTATCTTCCCAAAGGAACTTATCATTATCAATTTGTGGTTGACGGAGAATGGATTTTAGATCCATTAAATCCCAAAACAAAATACTCAACAAATTTTAGAAAAGTTCTCAGCGAAGTCCAAATCCCATGA
- a CDS encoding DUF4147 domain-containing protein, whose protein sequence is MNHKSIIQKIIQEIYTEIRAEKLLKNNLKENKFIQLIEKSKIYVISLGKAGFSMAKAFFEYLQENDFDGLLGGCVVTPYRTKTSEIANFEIIESSHPYPDHNSLYAGERLWEIAHSLPHDVVIVFLLSGGASALVEKPIEGMGLTELQELTNSLLKSGASIQEINTIRKKFSYLKGGGVAELLYPRVVYQFLLNDVVGINTEKHVSSGLLYPEEIPFRTVQELMEKYQVKTSFDLSKLSFPEKKRTSLKKTFLVGNNEIACIKAKEILESHGFSAFIKRTQIQSTLEEYEKEIQKSIQALLKEPRHQTAHLWGGEPTLKVTGKGKGGRNQELALRIAIFFEHIKTQLPMGYEWGFVSMGTDGVDGPTDAAGAIVDPNTYSTIYGKTQKSKLPEAFLQENDSYHALLLSDSLIKVGYTGTNLNDLAILFVF, encoded by the coding sequence ATGAACCACAAATCCATTATTCAAAAGATCATTCAAGAAATATACACAGAGATTCGAGCAGAAAAGCTTTTGAAAAACAATCTCAAGGAAAATAAATTTATCCAGCTGATAGAAAAATCCAAAATTTATGTGATTTCTTTGGGGAAGGCTGGTTTCTCTATGGCAAAAGCCTTTTTTGAGTATTTACAAGAAAATGATTTTGATGGTCTTTTGGGGGGATGTGTGGTGACACCTTATCGAACAAAAACCAGTGAAATTGCAAATTTCGAAATCATTGAGTCTTCCCATCCTTATCCTGATCATAATAGCCTTTATGCAGGAGAAAGACTATGGGAAATTGCTCATAGTTTACCCCATGATGTTGTGATTGTTTTTCTTCTTTCAGGTGGAGCTTCCGCATTGGTAGAAAAACCTATAGAAGGTATGGGATTAACCGAACTTCAGGAACTCACAAATAGCCTTTTAAAATCAGGCGCAAGTATCCAAGAAATCAATACCATCAGAAAAAAATTTTCTTATTTGAAGGGTGGTGGAGTTGCAGAACTTCTTTATCCCAGAGTTGTGTATCAATTTCTTTTGAACGATGTAGTAGGGATCAATACAGAAAAACATGTTTCTTCTGGTTTGTTGTATCCAGAAGAAATTCCTTTTCGAACCGTCCAAGAACTCATGGAAAAATACCAAGTCAAGACGAGTTTCGATCTTAGCAAACTGAGCTTTCCCGAAAAAAAGAGAACTTCCCTGAAAAAAACGTTTCTTGTGGGAAATAACGAAATTGCCTGTATCAAAGCCAAAGAAATATTAGAGTCCCATGGCTTCTCAGCATTCATCAAGAGAACCCAAATCCAATCAACGCTTGAGGAATACGAAAAGGAAATCCAAAAAAGTATTCAAGCTTTACTAAAAGAACCCAGACACCAAACGGCTCATCTCTGGGGAGGAGAACCAACTCTGAAGGTCACCGGAAAAGGAAAAGGAGGAAGAAACCAAGAATTGGCATTACGCATTGCCATTTTTTTTGAACATATCAAAACTCAGCTCCCCATGGGTTATGAGTGGGGTTTTGTTTCTATGGGAACTGATGGGGTTGATGGACCTACAGATGCAGCAGGAGCAATTGTCGATCCAAACACATATTCAACCATCTACGGAAAAACCCAAAAGTCAAAACTACCAGAAGCATTTTTGCAAGAGAATGATTCTTATCATGCCTTATTGTTGAGTGATTCTTTGATCAAAGTTGGCTATACGGGAACGAACTTGAATGACCTTGCTATTTTGTTTGTGTTTTGA
- a CDS encoding WecB/TagA/CpsF family glycosyltransferase gives MKNPTFLWEDRDILLEYKSIDVSKAQRISLLNVPIDNVSHDEAMAKLFSFLEKKDKVRLVMFIDPIKFIKIRNKKKYQPFMESDLILAESENLQWGAKKLGKELKQRIHKISFLMDVFRLAQKADFTIYLLGSKIENVEKIYTNLTRNLPGIRIVGKQSGNFDKEWETKIKESIKKTSPDIILIGMNFPKQEIWIRQNLQIFTYKDKVKIGNKTIEKLKHSVVIGVDEAFDILSGKKRIPEFFQKHGKEWIWRIIKHPYRLDWIFCAIQYYFLIWWNSFLIHRKNRK, from the coding sequence ATGAAAAACCCCACTTTTCTTTGGGAAGATAGAGACATTTTGCTCGAATACAAATCAATTGATGTTTCGAAAGCTCAAAGAATCTCTCTTTTGAATGTTCCCATCGATAATGTGAGTCATGATGAAGCCATGGCAAAACTTTTTTCTTTTTTAGAGAAAAAAGACAAAGTTCGATTGGTGATGTTTATCGATCCCATCAAGTTTATCAAAATTCGAAACAAAAAAAAATATCAACCCTTCATGGAGTCAGATTTGATATTGGCAGAATCAGAAAACCTTCAATGGGGGGCAAAAAAGCTAGGAAAAGAACTCAAACAACGCATCCACAAGATTTCTTTTTTGATGGACGTATTTCGTTTAGCCCAAAAAGCCGATTTCACCATTTATTTACTTGGATCGAAGATTGAAAATGTAGAAAAGATCTATACAAACCTGACGAGAAATTTACCAGGAATTCGAATTGTTGGCAAACAATCAGGAAATTTCGATAAAGAATGGGAAACAAAAATCAAAGAATCCATAAAAAAAACATCTCCTGATATTATCCTGATTGGAATGAACTTCCCAAAACAAGAAATATGGATACGCCAAAACCTTCAAATTTTTACTTACAAAGATAAAGTAAAAATCGGAAACAAAACAATAGAAAAACTAAAACATTCTGTGGTGATTGGGGTTGATGAAGCTTTTGACATACTATCAGGAAAAAAACGCATTCCAGAATTTTTTCAAAAACATGGAAAAGAATGGATTTGGAGGATCATCAAACATCCTTATCGACTGGATTGGATTTTTTGTGCTATTCAGTATTATTTCCTCATTTGGTGGAATTCATTTTTAATTCACCGGAAAAATCGGAAGTAA
- a CDS encoding thiamine phosphate synthase produces MFLYPIVDWDYLQQKNISFSQVSATLYKTNFYQLRIKNQTIEKIKEIIKKTKQEFPDVKIILNDYLELCFYSNGVHLGVEDLEQNKEEFHQLLKAPFVFAPNIEEWKTKSQFLIGVSTHNYEQFEFLYKTYNQYIGYLAIGPCFPTTTKDSQYPVVSEKEFNKIFSFVKKNQIQKSLVFIGGIQKENLKILYDRVYSFFQGTKTNFYYASISGFLQNQIPLKFDFTL; encoded by the coding sequence ATGTTTCTCTATCCCATCGTTGACTGGGATTATCTACAACAAAAAAATATTTCTTTTTCTCAAGTATCAGCAACTTTATATAAAACTAATTTCTATCAGCTCAGAATCAAAAACCAAACAATTGAGAAAATCAAAGAAATCATAAAGAAAACCAAACAAGAATTCCCAGACGTAAAAATCATACTAAACGATTATCTTGAGCTTTGTTTCTATTCGAATGGAGTCCACTTAGGGGTAGAAGACTTAGAACAAAACAAAGAAGAATTTCACCAGCTCTTGAAGGCTCCTTTTGTTTTTGCTCCTAACATCGAAGAATGGAAAACGAAATCTCAATTCCTGATTGGGGTATCGACTCATAATTATGAGCAATTTGAGTTTCTATATAAAACTTATAATCAATACATTGGCTATTTAGCTATTGGTCCTTGTTTCCCCACTACCACAAAAGATTCTCAATATCCAGTAGTTTCCGAAAAAGAATTCAATAAAATCTTCTCCTTTGTGAAAAAAAATCAAATCCAAAAGTCTCTTGTTTTTATTGGTGGCATTCAAAAAGAAAACTTAAAGATTTTGTATGATCGAGTTTATTCTTTTTTTCAGGGCACAAAAACAAACTTTTACTATGCAAGCATTTCGGGTTTTCTTCAAAATCAAATTCCTTTAAAATTTGACTTTACGTTATGA
- a CDS encoding type II secretion system protein GspK, with protein MKLSRRSRFQWGSVVVLLVFAMGLSSLTMALKFWNDLQQEYATTKNFTEGYRAYLLAVSGLQAGLSALQTVPEEFLFQTGLALNPPNIEVEDCKPKCFVRYSIQPEDGKINLNFLVRKVDDLPNDTYRNILIRLFTSFRIPIDTIDAIIDWIDQNEITEGKGAERSYYELLKPPKEIKNDFLYTLPEVLLVKDFLPEYLFTSRAPEGWEEEQKELAFLTEDEKTLLTIDDWILENNITAYVYSDSDTGKININAARYHVLMSLSDSMTRQAVLEIFKLRNQEGGYIKDLKKLQNLPSLQVKTTLGVTLYEELVGKGGQYTGLLKTEGEIYRITGIGTILPKSLDPNHATIRKVWILFDKKQKKIIYYQED; from the coding sequence ATGAAGCTCTCTCGTAGGAGTCGATTTCAGTGGGGTTCGGTAGTGGTGCTTTTGGTCTTTGCTATGGGGCTTTCTTCTTTGACGATGGCTTTGAAATTCTGGAATGACCTCCAGCAAGAATATGCCACTACGAAAAATTTCACTGAAGGATATCGTGCATATCTTTTAGCGGTTTCGGGACTTCAAGCAGGACTTTCAGCTCTTCAAACAGTCCCGGAGGAATTTTTGTTCCAAACGGGATTGGCATTGAATCCACCCAATATAGAAGTCGAAGACTGCAAACCCAAGTGTTTTGTTCGATATAGCATCCAACCCGAAGACGGAAAAATCAACTTGAATTTCTTAGTAAGAAAAGTCGATGATCTCCCCAACGATACGTATCGAAATATTTTGATTCGGTTGTTTACCTCATTTCGTATACCGATTGATACCATTGACGCCATCATTGACTGGATTGATCAAAACGAAATCACAGAAGGAAAAGGAGCGGAAAGAAGCTACTACGAACTTCTGAAACCACCGAAGGAAATCAAAAATGATTTTCTCTATACATTACCTGAGGTACTTTTAGTAAAAGACTTTTTGCCTGAGTATTTATTTACTTCTCGAGCTCCTGAGGGTTGGGAAGAAGAACAAAAGGAATTAGCATTTCTCACTGAGGACGAAAAAACCCTTTTAACGATTGATGATTGGATTTTAGAAAACAACATCACTGCGTATGTGTATTCGGATTCGGATACAGGAAAAATCAATATCAATGCAGCAAGGTATCATGTTTTGATGAGCCTTTCGGATTCTATGACACGTCAGGCAGTGTTAGAAATTTTTAAACTCCGCAATCAAGAAGGAGGATACATCAAGGATCTCAAAAAACTCCAAAACCTACCCTCATTGCAAGTAAAAACAACTTTAGGAGTCACCCTTTATGAAGAACTCGTAGGAAAAGGAGGTCAATACACAGGATTACTCAAGACCGAAGGAGAAATCTACCGCATCACAGGAATAGGAACAATCCTTCCCAAGAGTTTGGATCCTAACCATGCCACCATTCGTAAGGTTTGGATCCTATTTGACAAGAAGCAAAAAAAGATAATCTACTACCAAGAAGACTAA
- a CDS encoding protein-L-isoaspartate(D-aspartate) O-methyltransferase — MRRSVIFVFILGSFCFNGWEKQHQKMISVLRDYGIKDEKVLQVMKEIPRHEFVPEPYRSFAYEDTPLPIGYGQTISQPYIVALMTELLEVQSTDRVLEIGTGSGYQAAILGKLAKEVYTIEIVDELCQRSKLTLKKLNFTNVFVICGDGYQGYSEKAPFDKIMITAAPERVPPKLVEQLKENGIMVAPIGGRKEIQYLYKFYKKNQTLIENRLIPVRFVPMITKEELK; from the coding sequence ATGAGAAGATCCGTAATATTTGTCTTTATTTTGGGTTCGTTTTGCTTTAACGGATGGGAAAAACAGCATCAAAAGATGATTTCGGTATTGCGAGATTACGGCATCAAGGATGAAAAAGTTCTCCAAGTAATGAAAGAAATCCCAAGACATGAGTTTGTTCCTGAACCCTATCGCTCCTTTGCCTATGAGGATACACCTCTTCCTATTGGTTATGGGCAGACCATATCTCAGCCTTATATTGTAGCTCTGATGACGGAACTCTTGGAGGTCCAATCCACTGATAGAGTATTGGAAATTGGGACGGGAAGTGGTTATCAAGCAGCAATCCTGGGGAAGTTAGCAAAAGAAGTCTATACAATTGAAATTGTCGATGAACTTTGCCAAAGATCAAAACTGACCCTAAAGAAATTGAATTTTACTAATGTGTTTGTGATTTGTGGAGATGGCTATCAAGGTTATTCTGAGAAAGCCCCCTTTGATAAAATCATGATAACAGCTGCTCCAGAAAGAGTTCCACCCAAATTGGTAGAACAGCTCAAAGAAAATGGCATAATGGTAGCACCCATTGGTGGAAGAAAAGAAATTCAGTATTTATATAAATTTTATAAAAAAAATCAAACATTGATTGAAAACCGACTCATCCCCGTTCGTTTTGTGCCCATGATTACAAAAGAAGAACTAAAATAA
- the thiS gene encoding sulfur carrier protein ThiS, whose amino-acid sequence MLVNGKEISIQELSEPKIEELIKKFQLQKHTLAIEINGKVIPRSEWEHVVLKDEDKIELIRFVGGG is encoded by the coding sequence ATGTTAGTTAATGGAAAAGAAATCTCAATCCAAGAGCTAAGCGAACCAAAAATAGAAGAGTTAATTAAAAAATTTCAGCTACAAAAACATACCTTGGCAATAGAAATCAATGGCAAAGTGATACCACGTTCCGAATGGGAACACGTAGTTCTAAAAGATGAAGACAAAATTGAGCTCATTCGTTTTGTAGGTGGAGGATAA